The Thiorhodovibrio frisius genome segment GTGCTCCTCGATAACGACGGTTGCAATCACGATGAACCCCGCCCGGGTCACCCTCGGGTCGCCTTCAACTCAAGGGTTGGCCCGCGTGGCGCGAGGCGATTTAGAACCGATAATCGCTGTGTCTCCGACGATAGGGCCGAAACAGCCAGCCGCCCGCGACCGACTCCAGTTCCTCCTCGCTGATCTCCTGGCCTTGCCGCAAGAGCGATTCCTTCATCGCGGTGAAGTCGCTCTCGTCCAAGCTGAGCCCGAGCTCTCTCGCATAGGCGATCAGACCATCGATATTGTCATGGCCGATGGCCTCGACTTTCTCGGCAACGGCGCTGTCGTCTTCCACCATCTTCATCAACGTTTGTAGGTCTTGCGTGGACATTGCTTAAAATCTCCTAACGTTCATGGTCACGGCCACCCCGGAGGATGAAACCCGTTGTTTCACGGTAACGAAGTTGCTGCCTAATCTCGAAATTGGGGTTACCAATGGAGGGGTCCGCCTTTTCCCACAACAGATTTTAAAAAAAACATTCCCATAAATTGCACTACATCCAATACTTGACTGGGAAGTTGTGCTCCAGCAGCCACTGCGTCCAGCTCTTCATCCGACAGCTACGTGGGCCGTGAGGGAATCACTAGCGTGAAGTCCTGTGCGGTGTTTTCCACCACCTGCACGCTAACACCCTCCGGCAACTCCATCCCCTCGGCCTTGAGCGTCTCGGCCGGGTTGTCCAGGAGCCGGTGCTTGAAGACCTCGTCCGCCCAGCACTTGGCAATGAGCTGTTGGTATTGGTTGGATTGGTCGTTCATCGGTTTCTCCGGCAGAAAGTCGTGAGTCGAGTGACGTGCCGTCATGGAATTGCTCACCCTGGAGGCAAGCGTCCCGTTCAGCAGCGGCGCGCTGGCGGACTCAGGATGCCAGCTTCGCAGTGGTCAGGCAAGGAGCCAAATGGCGATCCGTGCTGGACGTTCTCTCTCGCTGGATCGACCAGCGATCCCTGCCAGTTAGCCAGTGCTGATCAGTTGGAGTGGCCGGTCTGAAGATGGTCATCGTTTCGCCCGACTTGGCCGTTCTGGTGGGTGAGTATCTGCGGATACCGGACGTTCACCACACTCGGCGAGGTCTGGTCGCGAGTGCGGCCCTTTCACCACTCTTGGGTGCGCTCTATCTCGTGTCACTGGACCGCGCCATGCAGGCGTTGGCGCAGCGGGCCGGTATCCGCTACCGCCGCTTTATGGATGACTTTGTGATCTTCGCGCCGACCCGCCACAGGCCGCGGGCGGCCATTCGGCGCATGCACGCGGTGCTCGCAGCGCTCAGGCTCAGCGTCCATCCCGACAAACGTTTCATCGGCAAAACCATCAAGGGGTTCGATTTCCTGGGGTATCGCTTCCGACCGGGCCGGAAACCGCGGCCCGCCCAGCAGTCCATCAACCGACTCATCACCCGGGCACGCCGGCTTCATGAGCAAGGAGCCGATCTCGATCGGCTCCGGCAGTACGTGTGGCGTTGGTATCGATGGCTGCACGGCGGGCTACGCGGCCGGGTCAGCACCAAGGGGCGATTCATCAGGGTCTGGGTCACCGTTCTAAAACGACTTCACCTCACCGGCAACCGTATCCGCCCGCGCTGAGCGGCCTCCGGCCGCGCACGGGTGGGGTGTCGCTGGAACACAGCTAGGCGCGTTCGGCATCGGGCTTTCCCGCCGCGCGTGGATCAACATCTTAATGCGTTAGTTTAGGCTATCTCATAATCCGTTACCCTTATAACCAATTAAAATTCCACCCCCAACCGTCATAAAAACCACCCGCCGCACCGCTCAACTCTTCGTGCGACAACTCCGCAGGCCGTGCAGGAATCACTAGCGTGAAGGCCTGTGCGGTGTTTTCCACCACCTGCACGCGAACCCCCTCCGGCAACTCCATCCCCTCGGCCTTGAGCGTCTCGGCCGGGTTGTCCAGGAGCCGGTGCTTGAAGGCCTCGTCCGCCCAGCACTTGGCAATGAGCTGTTGGTATTGGTTGGATTGGTCGTTCATCGTGTTCTCCGATAGAAAGTTGTTAGTTGAGTGATGTGCCGTCATGGAATTGCTCACCCTGGAGGCAAGCATCCCGTTCAGCAGCGGCGCGCTGGCGGACTCAATGTGCCAGCTTCGCACTGGTCAGGCAAGGAGCCAAATGGCGATCCGTGCTGGACGTTCTCTCTCGCTGGATCGACCAGCGATCCCTGCCAGTTAGGCAGTGCTGATCAGTTGGAGTGGCCGGATGCGGATTCGCTGTCGTGGTACTCAGCTCCGGTGGCAGCTGTGGGTCGGCAACCGTCTACCACCATTTTCATCAACGCTTGTAGGTCTTGCGTGGACATTGTTAAAAATCTCCTAACGTTCATGGTCACGGCCACCCCGGAGGATGAAGCCCGTTGTTTCACGGTAACGAAGTGGCAGCCTAATCTCGCACCCGGGAACCGGTAAAATCCCGAGGCGCAAGCCTAGCTTGGGCGGCTTGTTTTGACTATGCAATTCCGGCAAGACTTGCGTCCACAAGTGCCGCCGCTGCTGTTTTCTGGAGCAAAAAATCAGGAGAATGTGACTTGCCTCGCCTTCGGGACAATAAGGGTCGCCGTGGGAGACGCTTTCGTTATCATCAGTGGCTAGAGCTTGCGCACAGCCGCCGTGTCCATGGGCGCCTGGCTCGCCCCAAGACCCTTGTGCGTCTTGCTATCTGACAGTGCAACAGAAACCTGCATGAGCTTGCAAAAGAACACAACAGTGCCTGCCAATTCGCCTGGAAGCACGCGCGGGCTGACCGCCGAGGAGCGAAGCTCACTAGAGCGACTCAGGAAGGTGGCGGAGCTGATTGCCGCGGGCGATTACAGGGAAGTCGACAACCTCATGGCGATGACCGCGGGGCAGGATTTGCCGCGGAGTATCACGGCGCTCGCCGAGGCATTCGGGATGATGGTGGTCAAGGTTGAGTCGCGGGAATGGCATCTCGAGCTGTTGGTCAAGCAGTTGTTGAATGCCAATCTGGAAATGCTTGAGATGCTTGGCGCGATGATCGCCAAGCGCGATAGCGATACCAGCGCGCACAATTACCGGGTGACACTTTACGCCGTTCGCCTCGCCGAGAGGCTGGGTCTGGGGTTGCCAGATATCCGCGCCCTCGTGAAAGGTGCGTTTCTTCACGACATCGGCAAGATTGCCATTCCTGACAACATTCTGCTCAAGCCAGGACGCCTTGACGAGCAGGAGTTTGGCGTGATGCGGACGCACGTCGATCATGGTGTCGAGATTATTCGGGGCTCTTCGTGGCTGAAGGATGCCGAGGCCGTCGTGCGCTGTCATCACGAGAAATACAATGGCGAAGGCTACCCCAATGGCTTGTCTGGCGAGGCAATTCCTCTTGTGGCAAGGATTTTCGCCATCGTTGACGTCTTCGATGCGTTAACCTCGCGCCGACCTTACAAAGAGGCAATGACCGTTGAGCAAGCGCTCGCGATTATCACCGAGTCAGCGGGTAGTCATTTTGATCCGAGGCTCGTCGATATCTTCCTGCCTTTGGCCGCGACCTGGCATGAGGAGCTCAGTCAGCTCGATGAAAAGGCCGTGGCGGAGCGAATGAGGCAACTGGTCGCGTTGTATTTCGACGATTTCAAAAGCCTTTCCGATCACCGCGTTTGATGTCTGATCGCAAAGACGCTCGGGACTTGACAGTCATCATGTCTCGACGAGGTGCTTGATCAGCCGCAGGTGATTGTGTCGCTCAGGCACGAATCACCCGAATCGGCCGACCGGCTGGGCTGCTGGCCTCCTCGACCCGGGAGCGTGCCTCAATCGGCGGCTGCCCGGCGCGGCGGTCGAAAATCACGAGCCAGCCGGTGTCCAAACCCAGTCCGTTCAGGTAGCCATCGAGCTGGGTCAGACCCTCGGTGATCGGATCCGGGCGTCCGTCGCGCCAGACCTTGAGTTCGATACCGAGGGTGACCGAGCCATAGCGCAGGCACAAATCCATGCGCCCCGCGCCGATGGCGTACTCGCGCTCCAGACTGCCGCCGCCATTCACGACCCGATGCAAAAATGCCATGAGCACCAGATGTGGCGCAATTTCAGCATAGGGTGCGCTGCGCAGAAGCGGCTCGCCGTGCTGACGCCAAAAGCCGAGAAACGCTTTTAGCAGGCGCTCGGGGTCGAGCCGACCTTGGGCATCGAGCCAGATGGGAGCGCTCTGGGGTAGCGAATCTTGTGGGCCCGATGCCAGCATGCGAGGTAGCACTTCGCGATAGATGGGATTAGCCACCTCCAGCCCGCCGCCTTGGGCGCGACGGAGCAAACCAAGGTCGACCAGGTAGTCGCGATCATCCAGAGGCACGCTGTCCAGCGTCTCACCGGCCAGCATCGGCTCGATGACACGCCGCACTCGCTCTTCGCGTAGCTTGTCGGCAAGCTGATCGAGATGGGTGACGCGCTCAACAATCATTGACTCCTTGGCCGCATCGATCATCGCGACGCTGATTGGATGGCGGTGATCCCGCCCCTCGGGTTGTTCAAAACAAGTGCGATAGGCGATCGCATTGACCAGCCAGGGTTGGCCTTGGGTCAGCTCCCACACGCGGGTCAGCGCCTCGGGGGTGAAGGCCTGGCCGGTTTCCTGGGTGTGCTCTTGTAGCAGACGCTGGGTTTCCTCCGGTGAGAAGTCGCCCAACCGAAGTGATTTGGCCTTGATGTTGAAGGCACTGCCGCCGGTGATGGGGGCCGGCTCGGAGCGGGCGTGGATGCGGTAGTCGTGTAAATCGCGCACACTGCACAGCATCACGGTTTGAGGAAAGGGCAGCCCCGGGCGCTGGGTGTAGCCAGTGCGCAGTTGCCGCAGCAGGGATACCAAGGTATCGCCGATCAGGGCATCAACCTCATCGAGCAGCAGCACGATGGGCCGCTCGGCCGCCGCGCTCCAGCGGGTGAGCATGCCGCTTAGCGCACCGTCGGCGCCTTGTTCAGCCAGGGCCTGGTTCAGCCATTCGAACAGGCGCTCCTCACCAAGAAGACCGCGCGCCGAGGCGCCAATGGCGCCACAGATGGCACGCATGGCGCGGGGCACCTCCTCGCGCGCGGTCTGCGCCGTTTCGATGTTGACATAGAGTGCCTGATACCGCCCGACCCGATTGAGCTGCTCCATCAGCGCGATCATGCAGCTGGTCTTGCCGGTCTGGCGTGGGGCGTGGAGCAGGAAATACTTCTGGCGCTCGATTAGTCCAAGGATTTCCTCCATGTCCCAGCGTGTGAGCGGCGGTAGGCAATAATGCTGGGTGCAATGGATTGGGCCTTCGGTGTTGAAATAGCGCATCTTTACAGTGCTCGGGCGAACGAAACTCAGCGCCAAAGGATAGCAGGCCTTGGCGCCAACCCGCATCGCTCACCCGCATCCCACACCGAGGTGGTCGCGGCGCCGGCGGCCATGCAGGTGGGGCGCGTCCCCGGACAGCGGCGTCCCGGCGGAAGGGCACCTGACTTGTTGACGCTTTGGTCGTGGTGCTCGTGAAAAACCGTCACGTCCTGAAAATCCAAGATGTCCAGTTGGCCGTGATTTCCGTTCCGATTCCGAGTCTGGTTCCAGCCCTGATGGTTTCAGCCCTGATGGTTTCAGGGTGCTCCTGGGTACCCAGACGTCAGCCGCGCCATCATGTCTCGGCAAGGCGTTTGATCAGCCGCAGGTGATTGTGTCCCTGCTCGAACTGGTAGTAAACCCCGTCCATGGTCTGGCGGACGAAGTGAATGCCTAGCCCGCCGATCTGGCGTTCCTCGACGTCCGATTCCGTGTCGGCGTCGGGCATTTCGAGTGGGTTGAAGGGGATGCCGTCGTCGACGAGCTCGGCCTCCAGGCGATCTCCCAGGGGGCGCAGCTCGAGAGTGAAGCTGTGGGCCTCGCCGTCCGGGTAGGCATAGTGGATGATGTTGGTCACCAGCTCATCGAGTGCCAGATTGAGCGGGTGAATGACTTTGCGCGGGATGCCGTGCGCGTCACCAAAGCGCTCGAGCCAGTCAGCCAGGCGGCCGAGCTCGGAGAGATCATTGGTCAGGGTGAGGCGTTTTGGCTGGTTCATCTGTGCTTCCTCGCGGCGAAACATCATCATGGTGATGTCATCGAATTGCTCGGCCTCGCCGGTGTGAGCGCGAATGTCCGCCAGCAGGGCATGGAGGGCATCATGGCAGCTCAGTGACTGACTGGCGCGCATGCGCTGGTGCAGGCGTTCGTTGCCGAATTCCTGGTCGTCGGCGTTCATGGCTTCGTTGACGCCGTCGGTGTACAGCAGCAGGCTCTCGCCGGGGGCAAGGGTCAGCTGGCCGGTTGCGTAGTCCAGATCGGCAATGGGGCCGGCGGCGACGCCGCTTGGGCTGTCGATCCAATCCACCCGACCATCCGCGCGCAACCACAGCGGCGGATTATGGCCTGCATTGACATAACGCACCCGCCCATCAGACAGGGACACAAGGGCACAGAACACCGTAACGAACATACAGGCATCATTGTGCTCGGCCAGAGCGTTATTCAGCCGTGCCAGCACCCGGCCCGGATCGCGGTCGGTCTTGACCTCGGCGCGCAGCAGGCTGCGGGTGACCGCCATGAACAGGGCCGCTGGCACGCCTTTGCCAGAGACGTCGCCGATGGCCAAGAAGAGATGGTCGTCATCGAGCAGCAGGAAGTCGTAGAAGTCCCCGCCCACCTCGCGCGCCGGCTCGATGATGGCGAACAGGTCCATGTCCTCGCGCTCGGGAAAGGCCGGGAAGGTCTTGGGGACCAGGTCCATCTGGATATCGCGCGCGATGCGCAGTTCGCCCTCAATGCGTTCGCGAGCGGCGGTAGTGGCTTGCAGATCGGCGATGTAGCCCTTGAGATGGTCGCGCATGGTGCGGAAGATCGCCGTGAGCCGCGCGACCTCGTCTTCGCCCTTGGGTTCCGGCAGCGGCTCGTCGAGGTGACCGGCGGCGATGCCGGGCGCGGCCTCGCTCAGCGCGGTGATGGGCCGGGTGATGGAGCGGGCGATCCAGCCGACGGTCAGCAGCAGCAGCAGCAGTCCGCCGCCGCCGGCCAGCGCCTCGATCTGGGTGAGCTGGGCGATATCGCGATTGAGCGCGGTCTGGGAGATCAACACCCCGGATGTCCAGCCGGTGGTCGCGAGCCGATCCCATGCCAGCCAGCTGGTTTCATCGTTCGCCCAGCCGACCCATGCGCGTATGCCGGGCTGACCGGATAGCATCGCCTGGCCGGCCTTGCGCAGATCGGGGTCGCCGCGGGCCTCGGCGACGCTGAAAATGGACTCGTCCATGGTGAGTTCGGCGATCGGATGGCTGATATGTACGCCATTGCGGCTCAGCAGGAAGCCATAGCCGTTCTCGCCCAAGGGCAGTTCGGCCAACATCCGGTCGAGCCAGGTCAGCTCGATATCGCAAGTGACGACACCGGCGAAGACGGGACCATCTGGCGAGGGCAGGCGCACCGGAGCCGAGTAGGTCACCATGCGCACGCCGGTGGTTTTGAGGTATGGCCCGGTCCAGATGTAGGGCTCGGTCCAGACGGGTCGGTCGAGAAAACGCGGGAGGTAAAACCAGTCCTGGCCAATGTAGTCGCGGTTGTCGTGGCCGAGATCCGTGTATCTCAGCGTGCCCTCGGCGCGATAGCTGTAGGGGGACCAGGCGTCCCAGCCGGGTGGCTTGCGCTCTGGCAGCCAGGCGAAGGCGATGCCGTAGAGAGCGGGGGTGCCGCGCAGGGCTTCTCGCTGCAAGGCGCGCACTTGCTCCAGGCTCAGATCGAGCGCGGTGGCATTGAGGCTGATCGCCATGCCATCGACCAGGCTTTGCAAGCGGCCGAGGGTCATGTCGATGCGGTCGGCGGCGGCATTGGCAAGGAAGCGCGCGCGGATTTGCGCGTCCTCGGTCAGACGCTCGCGGAAGCTCAGATAATTCCACAGTAGTAATCCGCACAGGATGAGTCCGGCGATGCCCACGGTCGACAGCAGCAGGCGGTTGCGCAGCCGCGCCCGCAGCGGAACCGGGCGTATTTCCAGGTCGCCTGAGGGGGCGATTTCAGCGGGAGTTGGCGCTTTCATCTGGCGATGCGTCCGCGTTCGCACTGGGGGGTGAGCGGGGAATTGAGTCTCGGGCTGGACGCGCCCCTGGGCTGGGGGCAGAGTTGGGAGTTGGGCCTGGAACTGAGGCGGGGACCGTGGCCGGACGCGGCCGCGGTTCCCTAGCCATGGATGGAGTCTTATCCTTGGCGTCACACCTCGGACAGAAGACAGCGAAAGGTAGTGGCGCCTTGATGAAATCAGCCGCGATCAGCGCCTTGGCTGTGGCCGCATAGGCACGCGCCGAGAGCTGCCCATTCGCGGATGCCGCATCGGAGTGCTCGCCGAAGATGGCTGCCAGCAAATGCTTGAGCATCCAACGCTCATGGGGGCGGTTGGCCGGGATGCCCGCGTGCTTGGCCTCGGTCAGAACCAGATCCAGGGCTTCCTCCGGGTGGTCGCGGGCGTATTCCCAGCCCTTTATGGTGGCATTCCACAGCCGTTGCGCCAGCTCGCCGTGATCCTTGAGCCAGTCGGAGCGGGCGTAAAGACCATCCTCGGGAAAATCAAAGCCAAGCTCGCGCGGGAGAAAAACCGTTAGCTGATCCGTGTCGACGCCAGCCTGCCAGACGCGGTGAAATTCGTTGTACTCCATCGCCGCGCAGGCGGAGACGCCGCGGTGCAGAAACAGATTCACCGTGCCGTATTGGGGAATCAGTTCGGGTTGGATTTGATGTTCGGCGAGGAGCGCGCGAATCGCGGCGGAAAAAGGCCCGGGCATCAGGCTGACGCGGCGGCCGTCGAGATCTTCCAAGTGGGAGATGCCGTGATCCTTCCATGCCAGGAGCATCAGGTTGGAGCGTCGCACCAGCTGGCCAATCAATACCGGGCGAGGATCCTCAGCCGCCGTAGTATCTGAATTGGCGGCAGCGACCATGGCGTCGGCCAGAAAGGCCGTTGCCAACTCAGCCTTGCCCTGCCGCAGCCATGCAAGCGAGGAACGCAGTGCATTGCCGTGCAGCAAGCTCACCCGCGCGCCAGCGGCGGTGTAGAAGCCCTGTTGCCGCGCCAGGTAGAACCCGGCGAACTGACTCTGGGGGCTCCATTGCAGTGCAATGCGCACTGCGGGCAGGGAGTCGGCGCCGTCCGCGGAGACTGGGGCGGCGCCCTGGGCCAGCGGTGGGGTGACCAGGGCCGCGCACAGCAGAAGGGGTCGCAAGTCCAGCATCCGGAGCTTAACGGCCGGGGTCAGGCGGGTGTTGAGAGCTTTGTGAGCGCCTGCTCGCGCGAGTCGAAGGTCTCGATGATGGAACTGAAGCCGCTGAGCTTAAAGACCTCCCGCACCTCTTCCTGCAGGCCGCACAGGCCGAAGGGGCGGCGGGCTTTTTTGCACTCCTTGGTGGCCAGCAAGAGCACGCGCAAGCCCGCGCTGGAGATGTAATCGAGCGCGGCGCAGTCGACCAGAATCACGGGCGCGGCATCGAGTTGGCCGAGCATGGTTTCCTGGAGATCCGGGGCGGTGCTGCCGTCGAGACGCCCCGAAATCACGAAAATCAGCGCATCGGATTGTGTTTCTGTCAGAATTTCCATGGTCTCGCCTTCGGTTGGAGCT includes the following:
- a CDS encoding NHLP leader peptide family RiPP precursor, with protein sequence MTARHSTHDFLPEKPMNDQSNQYQQLIAKCWADEVFKHRLLDNPAETLKAEGMELPEGVSVQVVENTAQDFTLVIPSRPT
- a CDS encoding NHLP leader peptide family RiPP precursor; the protein is MNDQSNQYQQLIAKCWADEAFKHRLLDNPAETLKAEGMELPEGVRVQVVENTAQAFTLVIPARPAELSHEELSGAAGGFYDGWGWNFNWL
- a CDS encoding STAS domain-containing protein, which encodes MEILTETQSDALIFVISGRLDGSTAPDLQETMLGQLDAAPVILVDCAALDYISSAGLRVLLLATKECKKARRPFGLCGLQEEVREVFKLSGFSSIIETFDSREQALTKLSTPA
- a CDS encoding Nif11-like leader peptide family RiPP precursor, producing the protein MSTQDLQTLMKMVEDDSAVAEKVEAIGHDNIDGLIAYARELGLSLDESDFTAMKESLLRQGQEISEEELESVAGGWLFRPYRRRHSDYRF
- a CDS encoding ATP-binding protein, translating into MRYFNTEGPIHCTQHYCLPPLTRWDMEEILGLIERQKYFLLHAPRQTGKTSCMIALMEQLNRVGRYQALYVNIETAQTAREEVPRAMRAICGAIGASARGLLGEERLFEWLNQALAEQGADGALSGMLTRWSAAAERPIVLLLDEVDALIGDTLVSLLRQLRTGYTQRPGLPFPQTVMLCSVRDLHDYRIHARSEPAPITGGSAFNIKAKSLRLGDFSPEETQRLLQEHTQETGQAFTPEALTRVWELTQGQPWLVNAIAYRTCFEQPEGRDHRHPISVAMIDAAKESMIVERVTHLDQLADKLREERVRRVIEPMLAGETLDSVPLDDRDYLVDLGLLRRAQGGGLEVANPIYREVLPRMLASGPQDSLPQSAPIWLDAQGRLDPERLLKAFLGFWRQHGEPLLRSAPYAEIAPHLVLMAFLHRVVNGGGSLEREYAIGAGRMDLCLRYGSVTLGIELKVWRDGRPDPITEGLTQLDGYLNGLGLDTGWLVIFDRRAGQPPIEARSRVEEASSPAGRPIRVIRA
- a CDS encoding HD-GYP domain-containing protein, whose translation is MSLQKNTTVPANSPGSTRGLTAEERSSLERLRKVAELIAAGDYREVDNLMAMTAGQDLPRSITALAEAFGMMVVKVESREWHLELLVKQLLNANLEMLEMLGAMIAKRDSDTSAHNYRVTLYAVRLAERLGLGLPDIRALVKGAFLHDIGKIAIPDNILLKPGRLDEQEFGVMRTHVDHGVEIIRGSSWLKDAEAVVRCHHEKYNGEGYPNGLSGEAIPLVARIFAIVDVFDALTSRRPYKEAMTVEQALAIITESAGSHFDPRLVDIFLPLAATWHEELSQLDEKAVAERMRQLVALYFDDFKSLSDHRV
- a CDS encoding ABC transporter substrate-binding protein, which translates into the protein MLDLRPLLLCAALVTPPLAQGAAPVSADGADSLPAVRIALQWSPQSQFAGFYLARQQGFYTAAGARVSLLHGNALRSSLAWLRQGKAELATAFLADAMVAAANSDTTAAEDPRPVLIGQLVRRSNLMLLAWKDHGISHLEDLDGRRVSLMPGPFSAAIRALLAEHQIQPELIPQYGTVNLFLHRGVSACAAMEYNEFHRVWQAGVDTDQLTVFLPRELGFDFPEDGLYARSDWLKDHGELAQRLWNATIKGWEYARDHPEEALDLVLTEAKHAGIPANRPHERWMLKHLLAAIFGEHSDAASANGQLSARAYAATAKALIAADFIKAPLPFAVFCPRCDAKDKTPSMAREPRPRPATVPASVPGPTPNSAPSPGARPARDSIPRSPPSANADASPDESANSR
- a CDS encoding SpoIIE family protein phosphatase translates to MKAPTPAEIAPSGDLEIRPVPLRARLRNRLLLSTVGIAGLILCGLLLWNYLSFRERLTEDAQIRARFLANAAADRIDMTLGRLQSLVDGMAISLNATALDLSLEQVRALQREALRGTPALYGIAFAWLPERKPPGWDAWSPYSYRAEGTLRYTDLGHDNRDYIGQDWFYLPRFLDRPVWTEPYIWTGPYLKTTGVRMVTYSAPVRLPSPDGPVFAGVVTCDIELTWLDRMLAELPLGENGYGFLLSRNGVHISHPIAELTMDESIFSVAEARGDPDLRKAGQAMLSGQPGIRAWVGWANDETSWLAWDRLATTGWTSGVLISQTALNRDIAQLTQIEALAGGGGLLLLLLTVGWIARSITRPITALSEAAPGIAAGHLDEPLPEPKGEDEVARLTAIFRTMRDHLKGYIADLQATTAARERIEGELRIARDIQMDLVPKTFPAFPEREDMDLFAIIEPAREVGGDFYDFLLLDDDHLFLAIGDVSGKGVPAALFMAVTRSLLRAEVKTDRDPGRVLARLNNALAEHNDACMFVTVFCALVSLSDGRVRYVNAGHNPPLWLRADGRVDWIDSPSGVAAGPIADLDYATGQLTLAPGESLLLYTDGVNEAMNADDQEFGNERLHQRMRASQSLSCHDALHALLADIRAHTGEAEQFDDITMMMFRREEAQMNQPKRLTLTNDLSELGRLADWLERFGDAHGIPRKVIHPLNLALDELVTNIIHYAYPDGEAHSFTLELRPLGDRLEAELVDDGIPFNPLEMPDADTESDVEERQIGGLGIHFVRQTMDGVYYQFEQGHNHLRLIKRLAET
- a CDS encoding RNA-directed DNA polymerase — its product is MVIVSPDLAVLVGEYLRIPDVHHTRRGLVASAALSPLLGALYLVSLDRAMQALAQRAGIRYRRFMDDFVIFAPTRHRPRAAIRRMHAVLAALRLSVHPDKRFIGKTIKGFDFLGYRFRPGRKPRPAQQSINRLITRARRLHEQGADLDRLRQYVWRWYRWLHGGLRGRVSTKGRFIRVWVTVLKRLHLTGNRIRPR